A stretch of Aphelocoma coerulescens isolate FSJ_1873_10779 chromosome 1A, UR_Acoe_1.0, whole genome shotgun sequence DNA encodes these proteins:
- the LOC138120474 gene encoding hematopoietic lineage cell-specific protein-like isoform X1: MWKAVVGHNVSVKVEAQGDDWDTDPDFVNDISEREQRWGAKTIEGSGRAGHIDIHELRNKVSEEHEVIKKKELETGPKASYGYGGKFGTERDRMDKCAVGHEYIADVGKHSSQTDAAQGFGGKFGVQRDRADKSALGFEYKGEVEKHSSQKDYSKGFGGRYGVERDKVDKAAVGFDYKSQAEKHDSQKDYSVGFGGKFGVQRDRQDKNALGWDHQEEVQPHASQRDYAKGFGGRYGVQKDRVDKSAAGFDEMAAPTSSYEKTRPLEAGASSGTSSLRSRFEHMAKLAEEESRRQAEEERVRRQAREHPVAQQQQEIPPREKEPTGAASPAVPARVSRSTAGDQPVSPGEQEAKREDEEVPPTLPPRPADLNAELCKVPSQGQPTYSISSDVGGDYEELPEPSDYCDSTSGVADYEELPAPLGKLDATYDFGGDEGEDYEVILPQEPRQTQPHLGNMDSAYEGQNPGICAVALYDYQGDGDDEISFDPDDTITHIEMVDEGWWRGQCHGRAGLFPANYVKLLQ, encoded by the exons ATGtggaaagcagttgtgggacaCAACGTGTCAGTGAAGGTGGAGGCTCAGGGAGACGACTGGGACACAGACCCTGATTTCGTG AACGACATCTCCGAGCGGGAGCAGCGCTGGGGAGCCAAAACCATCGAGGGCTCCGGCCGCGCCGGGCACATCGA CATCCATGAGCTGAGGAACAAGGTATCAGAGGAACATGAGGTCATCAAGAAGAAGGAGCTGGAGACTGGCCCCAAGGCATCCTATGGCTATGGGGGAAAATTTGGAACAGAGCGAGACCGAATGGATAAG TGCGCAGTAGGACATGAGTACATTGCTGATGTTGGAAAGCACTCCTCCCAGACGGATGCAGCCCAGGGCTTTGGCGGCAAGTTTGGAGTCCAGCGGGACCGAGCTGACAAG TCAGCACTGGGCTTTGAATACAAGGGTGAGGTGGAGAAACACTCATCCCAGAAAG ATTACTCCAAGGGCTTTGGTGGCCGTTATGGAGTGGAGAGGGATAAGGTGGACAAAGCAGCTGTGGGATTTGACTACAAGAGCCAGGCAGAGAAGCATGACTCTCAGAAAG ACTATTCTGTGGGCTTTGGTGGGAAGTTTGGGGTCCAGAGGGATCGTCAGGACAAGAATGCCCTTGGCTGGGACCATCAGGAAGAAGTACAACCCCATGCATCCCAAAGAG ACTATGCCAAGGGATTTGGAGGCCGTTATGGGGTCCAGAAGGATAGAGTGGATAAG AGTGCTGCTGGCTTTGATGAGATGGcagctcccacctcctcctATGAGAAAACAAGACCCCTGGAGGCAG GAGCTTCCAGTGGCACCAGCAGCCTGCGGTCACGGTTTGAGCACATGGCCAAGTTGGCAGAGGAGGAGAGCAGAaggcaggcagaggaggagcGGGTGAGGCGGCAGGCCCGGGAGCACCcagtggctcagcagcag caggAAATCCCACCGAGAGAGAAGGAACCCACCGGGGCAGcctctccagctgtgccagcaagGGTCTCCAGGAGCACTGCTGGGGACCAGCCTGTGTCACCAGGAGAACAG GAGGCCAAAAGGGAGGATGAAGAAGTACCACCCACTTTGCCACCAAGGCCAGCAGATCTGAATGCTGAGCTGTGCAAGGTCCCCAGCCAAGGTCAGCCCACCTACAGTATAAGTTCGGATGTTGGTGGAGACTATGAGGAGCTGCCAGAGCCCTCTGACTACTGTGACAGTACCAGTGGAGTTGCTGACTAtgaggagctgccagccccaCTGGGAAAGCTGGATGCCACCTATGACTTTGGAGGAGATGAAGGTGAAGACTATGAGGTGATCCTTCCTCAGGAGCCCAGACAGACCCAGCCGCACCTGG GGAACATGGACAGCGCTTATGAGGGGCAGAATCCTGGGATCTGTGCGGTGGCTCTCTATGATTACCAAGGAG ATGGAGATGATGAGATTTCTTTTGATCCTGATGACACAATCACGCACATTGAGATGGTGGATGAAGGCTGGTGGCGGGGACAGTGTCATGGCAGAGCTGGCCTCTTCCCAGCAAATTATGTGAAGCTTCTGCAATGA
- the LOC138120483 gene encoding olfactory receptor 5V1-like, translating into MEGMNQTQVTEFVLLGFYHGQPFLFALFLAIYLATLLGNSATFSLVSLDPHLHNPMYFFLSHLSCLDLCYSSVTVPKILANALRQQATISYRGCLAQMFFLMWCAGAECALLAVMAYDRYAAVCRPLHYAQAMSRSTCAMAAAGCWLWGLLDSAVHTLLAAQLSFCGAAQLQHIFCDVPPLLGAACSNTHPNELALHVSSIFVGLSPFLLVVISYLCILATVLGMPLATSRRKTFSTCSAHLLVVTLYFVAANLNYNRPSSGYSPAADTLVSVLYCIISPMLNPLIYSLRNQEVWEALRKVVRVSGTPSSPGNA; encoded by the coding sequence ACCAGACACAGGTGACTGAGTTTGTGCTCCTGGGCTTTTACCACGGACAGCCCTTCCTCTTTGCTCTTTTCCTGGCCATTTACCTAGCCACACTGCTGGGGAACTCCGCAACATTCTCCCTCGTGTCCCTGGACCCCCATCTCCACAACCCCATGTACTTCTTCCTCAGTCACCTGTCCTGCCTAGACCTTTGCTACTCATCAGTGACAGTGCCCAAGATCCTGGCAAACGCTCTGCGCCAACAGGCGACCATCTCCTACCGCGGGTGCCTGGCGCAGATGTTCTTCCTGATGTGGTGCGCGGGGGCTGAGTGCGCGCTGCTGGCTGTCATGGCCTACGACCGCTACGCAGCCGTGTGCCGGCCCCTGCACTACGCCCAGGCCATGAGCCGCAGCACCTGTGCGATGGCTGCTGCCGGCTGCTGgctctgggggctgctggaCTCAGCTGTGCACACCCTCCTGGCAGCCCAGCTCTCATTCTGCGGGgctgcccagctccagcacatCTTCTGTGATGTGCCGCCACTGCTGGGGGCTGCCTGCAGTAACACCCACCCCAATGAGCTggccctccatgtctccagcatcTTTGTGGGACTCAGTCCCTTCCTGCTTGTCGTAATCTCCTACCTTTGCATCCTGGCCACCGTCCTCGGGATGCCACTGGCCACCAGCCGGCGCAAGACCTTCTCCACGTGCTCTGCCCACCTGCTTGTGGTCACCCTGTACTTCGTGGCGGCCAACCTGAACTACAACCGGCCCAGCTCGGGCTATTCACCAGCAGCTGACACCCTGGTCTCCGTGTTGTACTGCATCATCAGCCCCATGCtcaaccccctcatctacagccttcGCAACCAGGAGGTATGGGAGGCCCTGCGGAAGGTTGTGCGAGTGAGTGGCACACCAAGCTCCCCAGGCAACGCCTGA
- the LOC138120474 gene encoding hematopoietic lineage cell-specific protein-like isoform X2, which produces MWKAVVGHNVSVKVEAQGDDWDTDPDFVNDISEREQRWGAKTIEGSGRAGHIDIHELRNKVSEEHEVIKKKELETGPKASYGYGGKFGTERDRMDKCAVGHEYIADVGKHSSQTDAAQGFGGKFGVQRDRADKSALGFEYKGEVEKHSSQKDYSKGFGGRYGVERDKVDKAAVGFDYKSQAEKHDSQKDYSVGFGGKFGVQRDRQDKNALGWDHQEEVQPHASQRDYAKGFGGRYGVQKDRVDKSAAGFDEMAAPTSSYEKTRPLEAGASSGTSSLRSRFEHMAKLAEEESRRQAEEERVRRQAREHPVAQQQEIPPREKEPTGAASPAVPARVSRSTAGDQPVSPGEQEAKREDEEVPPTLPPRPADLNAELCKVPSQGQPTYSISSDVGGDYEELPEPSDYCDSTSGVADYEELPAPLGKLDATYDFGGDEGEDYEVILPQEPRQTQPHLGNMDSAYEGQNPGICAVALYDYQGDGDDEISFDPDDTITHIEMVDEGWWRGQCHGRAGLFPANYVKLLQ; this is translated from the exons ATGtggaaagcagttgtgggacaCAACGTGTCAGTGAAGGTGGAGGCTCAGGGAGACGACTGGGACACAGACCCTGATTTCGTG AACGACATCTCCGAGCGGGAGCAGCGCTGGGGAGCCAAAACCATCGAGGGCTCCGGCCGCGCCGGGCACATCGA CATCCATGAGCTGAGGAACAAGGTATCAGAGGAACATGAGGTCATCAAGAAGAAGGAGCTGGAGACTGGCCCCAAGGCATCCTATGGCTATGGGGGAAAATTTGGAACAGAGCGAGACCGAATGGATAAG TGCGCAGTAGGACATGAGTACATTGCTGATGTTGGAAAGCACTCCTCCCAGACGGATGCAGCCCAGGGCTTTGGCGGCAAGTTTGGAGTCCAGCGGGACCGAGCTGACAAG TCAGCACTGGGCTTTGAATACAAGGGTGAGGTGGAGAAACACTCATCCCAGAAAG ATTACTCCAAGGGCTTTGGTGGCCGTTATGGAGTGGAGAGGGATAAGGTGGACAAAGCAGCTGTGGGATTTGACTACAAGAGCCAGGCAGAGAAGCATGACTCTCAGAAAG ACTATTCTGTGGGCTTTGGTGGGAAGTTTGGGGTCCAGAGGGATCGTCAGGACAAGAATGCCCTTGGCTGGGACCATCAGGAAGAAGTACAACCCCATGCATCCCAAAGAG ACTATGCCAAGGGATTTGGAGGCCGTTATGGGGTCCAGAAGGATAGAGTGGATAAG AGTGCTGCTGGCTTTGATGAGATGGcagctcccacctcctcctATGAGAAAACAAGACCCCTGGAGGCAG GAGCTTCCAGTGGCACCAGCAGCCTGCGGTCACGGTTTGAGCACATGGCCAAGTTGGCAGAGGAGGAGAGCAGAaggcaggcagaggaggagcGGGTGAGGCGGCAGGCCCGGGAGCACCcagtggctcagcagcag gAAATCCCACCGAGAGAGAAGGAACCCACCGGGGCAGcctctccagctgtgccagcaagGGTCTCCAGGAGCACTGCTGGGGACCAGCCTGTGTCACCAGGAGAACAG GAGGCCAAAAGGGAGGATGAAGAAGTACCACCCACTTTGCCACCAAGGCCAGCAGATCTGAATGCTGAGCTGTGCAAGGTCCCCAGCCAAGGTCAGCCCACCTACAGTATAAGTTCGGATGTTGGTGGAGACTATGAGGAGCTGCCAGAGCCCTCTGACTACTGTGACAGTACCAGTGGAGTTGCTGACTAtgaggagctgccagccccaCTGGGAAAGCTGGATGCCACCTATGACTTTGGAGGAGATGAAGGTGAAGACTATGAGGTGATCCTTCCTCAGGAGCCCAGACAGACCCAGCCGCACCTGG GGAACATGGACAGCGCTTATGAGGGGCAGAATCCTGGGATCTGTGCGGTGGCTCTCTATGATTACCAAGGAG ATGGAGATGATGAGATTTCTTTTGATCCTGATGACACAATCACGCACATTGAGATGGTGGATGAAGGCTGGTGGCGGGGACAGTGTCATGGCAGAGCTGGCCTCTTCCCAGCAAATTATGTGAAGCTTCTGCAATGA